The following coding sequences lie in one Cupriavidus sp. WKF15 genomic window:
- a CDS encoding glycosyltransferase family 4 protein translates to MSQNRHVCFLTGTLNAMAGAERMTAVIANALADCGYTVSVLSLWDKESCFPLHPAVRHEALYARRPSFKRVYLETVAGIRRFCREHGVDVLVQVDTMLALYTLPATVGLGVEHIAWEHCHFDEDLGKPARRLARRLAARYCRHVVVLTERDRLRWEEALRPRSHVVVIPNPLPFPFPEEPAPRTSKTVLAMGRLVHAKGFDVLIRAWKRVAAEAPDWNLIIHGEGEERPALAALVEELGLQESVSLPGICLDAREAYEQMSVFCMSSRYEGFGLVLIEAMAFGLPIVSTACETGPRELLEAGENAVVVTVDDRGALAEGLLRVIRGGDNIQGMAATGRRTVRKYALPNIVRNWDGLLSSRVWPRQVDINSPDSC, encoded by the coding sequence ATGAGTCAGAATCGCCATGTTTGTTTCCTGACGGGAACTCTGAATGCGATGGCCGGGGCCGAGCGGATGACGGCGGTCATCGCCAATGCGCTGGCAGATTGCGGTTACACCGTCAGCGTTCTGAGCCTCTGGGATAAGGAAAGCTGCTTTCCCTTGCATCCTGCCGTTCGGCATGAGGCGTTGTATGCGCGGCGGCCGTCGTTCAAGCGGGTCTATCTGGAAACGGTGGCGGGCATCCGCAGGTTTTGTCGTGAGCATGGGGTCGATGTACTGGTGCAGGTTGACACCATGCTGGCGCTTTACACACTGCCAGCCACGGTGGGGCTGGGTGTCGAGCATATTGCCTGGGAGCATTGTCACTTTGACGAGGATCTTGGGAAACCAGCTCGGAGGCTGGCTCGGCGACTTGCCGCGCGTTATTGCAGACATGTGGTGGTGCTGACGGAGCGGGACAGGCTGCGGTGGGAGGAAGCGCTGCGGCCACGTAGTCATGTGGTTGTCATTCCGAATCCGCTGCCTTTTCCGTTTCCGGAAGAACCTGCGCCCCGGACAAGCAAGACCGTGTTGGCAATGGGGAGGCTGGTTCATGCCAAAGGCTTTGATGTACTGATTCGGGCATGGAAGCGCGTCGCCGCTGAAGCGCCGGATTGGAACCTCATCATTCATGGAGAGGGAGAGGAGCGACCGGCGCTGGCTGCACTCGTCGAGGAGCTTGGGCTGCAGGAAAGTGTCAGTTTGCCGGGGATTTGCCTCGATGCCCGCGAGGCCTACGAACAGATGTCAGTTTTTTGCATGAGTTCTCGTTACGAGGGTTTCGGGCTGGTGCTGATTGAGGCAATGGCGTTCGGCCTCCCAATTGTGTCCACTGCTTGTGAGACAGGGCCGAGGGAGTTGCTGGAGGCGGGAGAGAATGCAGTGGTCGTAACTGTGGACGATCGCGGGGCGCTGGCTGAAGGATTGTTGAGAGTGATTCGAGGGGGGGACAATATCCAGGGGATGGCGGCCACCGGAAGACGAACAGTCCGAAAATATGCCCTGCCCAATATTGTCAGAAACTGGGATGGGCTGTTGTCCTCTCGCGTATGGCCGAGGCAGGTTGACATAAATTCGCCTGACAGCTGCTAG
- a CDS encoding oligosaccharide flippase family protein yields MRRQVASNLAWMLMERGLQVAGGIGIVAMLARGLGPEGFAHVQYAQAVVYIAASVALICGGEVVIPRLVANTDPVAQHRLVVHAFGLRFGAGVLAYLVICAFMLVTGQGPETWWPALILGTAVLLREPSGIVTAWMQAHTRTRPNAVINVSSLLVKAACVGLLFWFGSQNVTAYATAIAVEPVLAAILLAHFYLSRAPRARVAADPGLARELFSNGTLFWVSFMLMLGSRRVDQLLLKPLVPLSEFGAYAATMQILDNFVTVASILAAGIAPIYVYAQSTLAQARRNILRIAVGMVVIGTTGGMIIATSAHWIIRLLYGSAFASAAELLQLAAMASSLVFADVALTLLPVYMRRPQLVALKWGIVFATTVVVDSIAIPHLGARGAILGYAVANLLAIAFGIAVCLRPLPGTPAAHGAKA; encoded by the coding sequence ATGAGGCGACAGGTAGCGAGCAATCTTGCCTGGATGCTGATGGAGCGCGGCCTCCAGGTCGCGGGCGGCATCGGCATCGTCGCCATGCTGGCGCGGGGGTTGGGGCCGGAGGGATTTGCGCATGTTCAGTATGCGCAGGCGGTGGTGTATATCGCGGCGTCGGTGGCGCTGATCTGCGGCGGCGAGGTGGTGATTCCGCGGCTGGTGGCGAACACGGATCCGGTGGCGCAGCATCGGTTGGTGGTGCATGCGTTTGGGCTGAGGTTTGGAGCGGGGGTGTTGGCGTATTTGGTGATTTGCGCCTTCATGCTCGTGACCGGTCAGGGACCGGAAACATGGTGGCCAGCCCTGATCCTGGGGACTGCAGTCCTGCTGCGCGAGCCCTCCGGCATCGTGACTGCGTGGATGCAGGCGCATACGCGCACGCGACCCAACGCTGTTATCAATGTCTCATCCTTGCTGGTCAAGGCAGCTTGTGTCGGATTGCTGTTCTGGTTCGGAAGCCAGAACGTGACTGCCTACGCAACGGCGATCGCGGTGGAGCCGGTCCTGGCGGCAATCCTGCTGGCGCATTTCTATCTGTCCCGGGCTCCCCGGGCACGCGTCGCCGCCGATCCCGGGCTGGCGCGAGAGTTATTCAGCAACGGCACACTGTTCTGGGTAAGCTTCATGCTAATGCTGGGTTCGCGCCGCGTGGACCAGCTATTGCTCAAGCCTCTCGTACCCTTGTCAGAGTTCGGCGCCTATGCGGCCACCATGCAGATACTGGACAATTTCGTTACGGTGGCCAGCATCCTTGCCGCTGGCATCGCCCCCATCTATGTATATGCGCAGTCGACGCTGGCCCAGGCTCGCAGAAATATCCTGCGCATCGCGGTTGGCATGGTTGTGATCGGCACCACAGGTGGGATGATCATCGCCACGTCGGCGCACTGGATCATCCGTCTGCTCTACGGCTCGGCGTTCGCCTCCGCAGCCGAACTGCTCCAGCTTGCGGCAATGGCATCCTCATTGGTGTTTGCGGACGTTGCGCTCACCCTGCTGCCTGTCTATATGCGACGGCCTCAACTGGTAGCGCTGAAATGGGGCATCGTGTTTGCCACCACCGTCGTTGTCGATAGCATTGCGATTCCGCACCTCGGAGCGCGCGGTGCCATTCTTGGTTACGCGGTGGCAAATCTGCTTGCCATTGCGTTCGGCATTGCAGTCTGCCTTCGTCCACTGCCAGGTACACCGGCGGCACATGGGGCAAAAGCATGA